A genomic segment from Lemur catta isolate mLemCat1 chromosome 9, mLemCat1.pri, whole genome shotgun sequence encodes:
- the LOC123644544 gene encoding uncharacterized protein LOC123644544 isoform X2 — MWAHSGVSALRPALRALSLPRTLERELAFPLGRPRRRGRREKSRCARCLQPAEQRAPPVEVNSPHPFLSPARPPSARPRRLQPPGSCRSLRSARPLRCPELNPEPGPDPRSALPGSGEALASSLFSLQQNCSQTRWAAQLSRD; from the exons ATGT GGGCGCATTCTGGGGTCTCTGCATTAAGACCGGCTCTCCGCGCTCTCTCCCTTCCTCGGACGCTGGAGCGAGAGCTGGCCTTTCCCTTGGGCAGACCGCGCCGTAGGGGACGCCGTGAAAAGAGCCGCTGCGCCCGCTGCCTCCAGCCCGCTGAGCAGAGGGCTCCGCCCGTAGAGGTCAACTCCCctcatcccttcctctctcctgctcGCCCTCCCTCCGCCCGGCCCAGGCGCTTGCAGCCGCCCGGCTCTTGCCGCAGTCTGAGGAGTGCGCGTCCGCTGCGCTGCCCTGAACTGAACCCCGAACCGGGCCCAGACCCGAGGTCGGCGCTCCCAGGCAGTGGGGAAGCCTTAGCGAGCAGCCTTTTCTCTCTGCAGCAAAACTGTAGCCAGACCAGATGGGCCGCCCAGCTCTCTCGGGACTAG
- the LOC123644544 gene encoding uncharacterized protein LOC123644544 isoform X1, with amino-acid sequence MRITQRRGGWAHSGVSALRPALRALSLPRTLERELAFPLGRPRRRGRREKSRCARCLQPAEQRAPPVEVNSPHPFLSPARPPSARPRRLQPPGSCRSLRSARPLRCPELNPEPGPDPRSALPGSGEALASSLFSLQQNCSQTRWAAQLSRD; translated from the coding sequence GGGCGCATTCTGGGGTCTCTGCATTAAGACCGGCTCTCCGCGCTCTCTCCCTTCCTCGGACGCTGGAGCGAGAGCTGGCCTTTCCCTTGGGCAGACCGCGCCGTAGGGGACGCCGTGAAAAGAGCCGCTGCGCCCGCTGCCTCCAGCCCGCTGAGCAGAGGGCTCCGCCCGTAGAGGTCAACTCCCctcatcccttcctctctcctgctcGCCCTCCCTCCGCCCGGCCCAGGCGCTTGCAGCCGCCCGGCTCTTGCCGCAGTCTGAGGAGTGCGCGTCCGCTGCGCTGCCCTGAACTGAACCCCGAACCGGGCCCAGACCCGAGGTCGGCGCTCCCAGGCAGTGGGGAAGCCTTAGCGAGCAGCCTTTTCTCTCTGCAGCAAAACTGTAGCCAGACCAGATGGGCCGCCCAGCTCTCTCGGGACTAG